The Rickettsiales bacterium genome includes a region encoding these proteins:
- a CDS encoding prolyl oligopeptidase family serine peptidase produces MIVSSEKFIPHSLEHLTENRVFPSPLPESFYDKICREYFEISDVISSRFFYESDGFKVSGITAFPAEINNGSHPILIYNRGGNREFGKLTVLSVMRSMLPFARAGYLVYASNYRGNDGGEGKEEFGGADVNDVLNLVEIAKKNPAWDGRNIFMLGHSRGGMMNILSMRDGLSVNAVVSIAGVSDLRQAADNRPILEEQVYKKIIPNYLENPKKLLEERSAICHLENVSAPVLLMHGTKDEAVPMIQSQDMAEKLSALGKEHDLIIYEGGNHALIRHWDDVLDKSLAWFARYRI; encoded by the coding sequence TTGATTGTATCTTCAGAAAAATTTATTCCCCATAGTTTGGAGCATCTCACAGAAAATAGAGTGTTTCCCTCACCGCTTCCTGAGAGTTTTTACGATAAGATATGTAGAGAATATTTTGAAATTAGCGATGTTATAAGCTCAAGGTTTTTTTATGAAAGTGATGGTTTTAAGGTAAGTGGTATTACCGCTTTTCCTGCGGAAATAAACAATGGTTCCCATCCGATTCTTATTTATAATCGTGGCGGTAACAGGGAGTTTGGTAAGCTTACGGTGCTTTCTGTTATGCGCTCTATGCTTCCGTTCGCAAGGGCTGGCTATCTTGTTTACGCTTCCAATTATCGGGGAAATGATGGTGGTGAAGGAAAAGAAGAGTTTGGAGGAGCGGATGTAAATGATGTATTAAACCTTGTTGAAATCGCTAAAAAAAATCCGGCATGGGACGGCAGGAATATCTTTATGCTTGGTCATTCACGTGGTGGGATGATGAATATTCTTTCCATGCGTGATGGTTTGTCGGTAAACGCGGTAGTTTCTATCGCTGGAGTAAGTGATTTACGGCAGGCTGCGGATAACCGTCCTATTTTAGAAGAACAGGTTTATAAAAAAATTATTCCTAATTACCTAGAAAATCCAAAAAAATTACTAGAAGAACGCTCAGCGATTTGTCATTTAGAAAATGTTTCGGCTCCGGTATTGTTAATGCATGGTACCAAAGATGAAGCCGTACCGATGATTCAGTCACAGGACATGGCAGAAAAACTTTCAGCTCTCGGTAAGGAGCATGATTTGATAATTTATGAGGGTGGCAACCATGCTTTGATACGTCATTGGGATGATGTTCTGGACAAAAGCTTGGCGTGGTTTGCGAGGTATAGGATATGA